The genomic interval AGGACTCCCGGGATCTCATGGCCATCGGGGGGTCGTCACGGCGCCTGGTCGAGCTTCCCGAGGCGGACCACGTATTCTCGGACGCCCATGCGGAGGCGATGGCCGACGCGGTGGTTTCCTGGATTCGACCCTGGTGCCCCGCCTGAGTCCGGTGGGAACGCAGCGATCGGCGTCGGGTAGGCACGTGTTGCCGGGTGTGTTGCGTGGCCATCCTGCCCTGTGTTTCTGCTGAGCGTCCCGCCGCGGCGGATCGGGTTCGGATGCCGGCGGGCGTGGGGAGTCATCGAGGACCTCGATTCGGAGCTTTGACAGGGAAATTCGACTCGGCATCTTGCCACCTCGTCATGCATTCCCAACCCTTCTTTTTCCGATCCCTCGCGCTGTCCCTGCTTGCCGTGGGACTTTCCACCTCCGCGCACGACTGGCCGCACTGGCGCGGTCCGCAATTCGACGGGTCGGCTCCGGAGCAGGCGCTGCCGACGACCTTCAGCAAGACGGAGGGCATTGCCTGGACCGCCGCGATGCCGGGCGAGGGTGCTTCGACACCGATCATCGTGGGCGACCGCGTCTTCCTCTCCTCGGTGGATAACGCCAGCCGTTCGCTGCTGGCCATTTGTCTCGACCGCCGGACGGGGAGGGAACTCTGGCGCCACACCGTGGCCGATGGCGATCGGAAGGACGACCGGAGCAACTTCGCCTCCCCCTCGCCGGTGAGCGATGGATCGCATGTCTGGTTCTTCTACGGCCAGGGCGAGATGCTGGCCTACACCCTCGACGGCAAGGAGGTCTGGCGCCGCAACATCCAGCGCGACCACGGTGCGTTTGCCTTCCTGTGGACCTTCTCGACCAGCCCGTTGTGGTACGACGGCAAGCTCTACCTCCAGGTCCTCCAGCGGAACGTCCCGGTCCAGGGACGTGGTCGCACCGATGGGCCGAACGAGTCCTACCTGCTGGCCATCGACCCGTTGACCGGACGCGACCTCTGGCGCCAGGTCCGCCCCTCGGAGGCCCGCGAAGAGTCCCTTGAAGCCTTCAGCAGCCCGGTGCCCTTCCAGTTCGGAGGCCGGACCGAGATCCTCATCTCGGGTGGCGATTGCCTGACCGGCCACGATCCGGCGACTGGCCGCGAACTGTGGCGTTGGGGCACCTGGAACCCGACCCGGATTACCCATTGGCGCCTCGTGCCCTCACCGGTTGCCGGCGGCGGGGTCATCCTGGGCTGCGGTCCCAAAGATGCCCCGATTTTCGCCATCAAGGCTGGCCAGAGCGGGACGCTCCCGGATTCCGGTTATGCCTGGCAGAGCCCTGAACGGGAACTGTCGAGCGATGTCTCCACGCCACTCTTCTATCGCGGGCGCTTCTTCGTCCTGAACAAGTCCCAGTCCATGCTGCTCTGCGCCGATCCGGCGACCGGCAAGGTTCTGTGGAAGGGGCAGTTGCCCAGCCGGCGCCAGACGATCGAATCGTCGCCGACGGCGGCGGACGGGAAGATCTACTTCATGGATTTCGCCGGCACGGTGTACGTCGTCGATGCCGACGCCAGCGAGTTCAGGCTTCTGCACACGGCGAACATGGGGGGTGAAGCGGACCGTTCGACGCGCTCCTCGATCGCCATCGCCCAGGGTCAGCTCTTCATCCGGACCACCGGGACGTTGTACGCGGTGGGACCGCGCGGCTGATCTCCTGGCGTGCGGTGTGGCGCAAGAAAAAGCCCGTCCGGTAATGCCGGGCGGGCTCTTTTCTTCCAGTCGTGGGTGCCGGATGCATTCCGGCACCGGGCTCATTCTTCGGCCAGCAGTGCCAGCACCTTGGCTTCGAGATCGTTCCGGGCGTCGAGATGACGGAGGACGCCCTTCTTGTCCACCAGCCACAGCGTGGGGATGGACTCGATGCCGAACCGTTCCCCGAGGGATTCGGTCCCCTCCGCCCCATCGAAGTACTGGGGCCACCGGAGCTTTTCCCGGGCGACGAGTCTTTCGAGCGCCTCCTTCTCCTGGTCGAAGCTGATTCCGAGAATCTCGAAACCCCTCGGATGGAGCTTCTCGTAGGTCTCCTTAAGGCTGGGCAGCTCCGCGATGCAGGGGCCGCACCAGGTGGCCCAAAAATCGATCAGGACCACCTTGCCGGTCATCTTCGACAGGTCGATTTCGCGTCCGTCGATGGCGGTGAACTTCAGGTCCAGGGGCTTCCCCACCCGGTCCAGTTTCGTCAGGAGCGCCTGAGCCCCCTCGCGCACCTCCTCCGGCAGTTCCGGGTTCAACAAGGGTGTCACCAGTTCGCGCGCCCTCTCCGGGGCTGCGCCGCCCGCCAGGTTCAGCAGCACCTGGTACGGTTCGGAACGTCCAGGGAACTCCCGGGCCAGACGCAATGCCGCTTCCTCCAAGGCCCGGCGCGCCACCTCCTCGCCTTGAGGGAACAACAGCTCCGCCGCCCGCTGTTCGCCGGCCATCCGGACCCCGAACCGCTCGTCCTCCGTCAAGGAAGGATCCTCGAGACGCTCCTTCTCCAGGGTCAGCAGCCTGGGCAGCGCGTTCGTGTGGCCCAGCTTCACGGCGGCGTCGAGCAATTGCATTTCGTGCCATCGCGCCGGAACCGCCCGCGGATCGTCCGGGTGAGCCTGATAGAAGTCGCGCGCGACGTCGGCCACCTTCACGGCCGCCGCCCCGCGCTCCAGTTGGAAGGTCCGCAAGGCATCCTCGTCTGGCGGCCCTTCCGCCCACG from Verrucomicrobiia bacterium carries:
- a CDS encoding PQQ-binding-like beta-propeller repeat protein; the encoded protein is MHSQPFFFRSLALSLLAVGLSTSAHDWPHWRGPQFDGSAPEQALPTTFSKTEGIAWTAAMPGEGASTPIIVGDRVFLSSVDNASRSLLAICLDRRTGRELWRHTVADGDRKDDRSNFASPSPVSDGSHVWFFYGQGEMLAYTLDGKEVWRRNIQRDHGAFAFLWTFSTSPLWYDGKLYLQVLQRNVPVQGRGRTDGPNESYLLAIDPLTGRDLWRQVRPSEAREESLEAFSSPVPFQFGGRTEILISGGDCLTGHDPATGRELWRWGTWNPTRITHWRLVPSPVAGGGVILGCGPKDAPIFAIKAGQSGTLPDSGYAWQSPERELSSDVSTPLFYRGRFFVLNKSQSMLLCADPATGKVLWKGQLPSRRQTIESSPTAADGKIYFMDFAGTVYVVDADASEFRLLHTANMGGEADRSTRSSIAIAQGQLFIRTTGTLYAVGPRG
- a CDS encoding redoxin domain-containing protein, with product MENPESSRVGTRLALVLIVPLLALAGGCGDNPAPGPAADSAPRSAPIPASATPAGPADQAWAHFQAVYSNPPQPPASWAEGPPDEDALRTFQLERGAAAVKVADVARDFYQAHPDDPRAVPARWHEMQLLDAAVKLGHTNALPRLLTLEKERLEDPSLTEDERFGVRMAGEQRAAELLFPQGEEVARRALEEAALRLAREFPGRSEPYQVLLNLAGGAAPERARELVTPLLNPELPEEVREGAQALLTKLDRVGKPLDLKFTAIDGREIDLSKMTGKVVLIDFWATWCGPCIAELPSLKETYEKLHPRGFEILGISFDQEKEALERLVAREKLRWPQYFDGAEGTESLGERFGIESIPTLWLVDKKGVLRHLDARNDLEAKVLALLAEE